One window of the Chlorogloeopsis sp. ULAP01 genome contains the following:
- a CDS encoding fructosamine kinase family protein — MWTEIDAHISQVSGEKFCSSQRRSIGGGCINQGYAVFDGKRTYFVKLNQVSQAAMFEAEALGLQQMFDTNTIRIPKPICWGTAGNSCYLVLEWLEIGSGNTKSWEEMGRNLAAMHKTTSQQGFGWEINNTIGSTPQINTWTSDWAEFYAKHRLGYQFQLARRRGGRFTQAEELLAAIPELLEGHNPQPALVHGDLWGGNAGFSVQGEPVIFDPATYFGDREVDIAMTELFGGFPAAFYRGYNEIFSLDEGYEKRKTLYNLYHIVNHFNLFGGGYESQANSAIARILR, encoded by the coding sequence ATGTGGACTGAAATTGATGCCCATATTAGCCAAGTAAGTGGCGAAAAATTTTGTTCCTCACAGCGACGCAGCATTGGTGGTGGATGCATCAACCAAGGATATGCTGTCTTTGACGGTAAGCGTACCTACTTTGTCAAGCTTAACCAAGTATCTCAAGCTGCCATGTTTGAAGCAGAGGCGTTGGGTTTACAGCAAATGTTTGATACAAATACAATTCGCATTCCCAAGCCAATTTGTTGGGGAACAGCAGGAAATTCTTGCTATTTAGTGTTGGAATGGCTAGAGATTGGTTCAGGTAATACCAAGTCTTGGGAAGAAATGGGGCGTAATTTAGCGGCAATGCACAAAACTACTAGTCAGCAAGGTTTTGGGTGGGAAATCAACAACACTATCGGTTCTACACCGCAAATCAACACTTGGACATCAGACTGGGCAGAATTTTATGCCAAACATCGCTTGGGTTATCAATTTCAGTTGGCAAGACGGCGGGGCGGGCGTTTTACCCAAGCAGAAGAATTACTGGCAGCTATTCCTGAACTATTGGAAGGACACAACCCGCAACCGGCTTTGGTACATGGTGATTTGTGGGGCGGGAATGCTGGGTTTAGCGTGCAAGGAGAACCTGTGATTTTCGATCCGGCGACTTACTTTGGAGATAGAGAAGTCGATATCGCAATGACAGAACTTTTTGGTGGTTTTCCAGCAGCGTTTTATCGGGGATACAACGAGATTTTTTCTCTAGATGAGGGATATGAGAAGCGAAAGACTTTGTATAACTTGTATCACATAGTCAATCATTTTAATCTGTTTGGTGGCGGGTATGAGTCTCAGGCTAATAGTGCGATCGCAAGAATTTTGCGGTAA
- a CDS encoding pitrilysin family protein, with protein sequence MTSTLLKLPRLNAPTLHQLPNGLTIVAEQMSVEAVNLSLWVNVGSAIETDAINGMAHFLEHMIFKGTERLAIGEFERRIEERGAVTNAATSQDYTHYYITTAPKDFAELAPLQIDVVLNASITDDAFERERFVILEEIRRSEDNPRRRTYTRAMELAFAELPYRRPVLGPEKVISQLQAQQMRDFHSSWYQPQSITAVAVGNLPVEELIEIVAEGFTQTDRHQKTTTSNQHLAIAPEPKFTEIVRHEFIDESLQQARLVMLWRVPGLIQLDETYALDVLTAILGHGRTSRLVRDLREERGLVSHISASNITHKLQGTFYISAHCSVENLTVVEEAIAQNIRRLQTEIIPESEIAKVRQRVANRFIFGNETPSDRGGLYGYYQTLIGDLEPAFDYPNHIQAQDATDLMAAAQKYLSPNAYGVVVLKPHQ encoded by the coding sequence ATGACCTCAACCCTGCTAAAACTTCCTCGCCTGAATGCACCAACACTGCACCAATTGCCCAATGGTTTGACAATCGTGGCTGAACAGATGTCGGTGGAAGCAGTTAATCTCAGCTTGTGGGTTAACGTTGGTTCAGCCATAGAAACGGATGCAATTAACGGCATGGCTCACTTTTTAGAGCATATGATTTTTAAGGGAACTGAGCGACTAGCAATAGGGGAATTTGAACGTCGAATTGAAGAGCGGGGTGCTGTTACCAATGCCGCCACGAGCCAGGATTATACTCATTACTACATCACCACTGCTCCTAAAGATTTTGCCGAGCTTGCCCCACTCCAAATAGATGTGGTACTAAATGCTAGTATTACTGATGACGCCTTTGAACGGGAGCGATTTGTCATCTTAGAAGAAATTAGGCGTTCTGAAGACAATCCCCGTCGCCGAACTTACACAAGGGCAATGGAATTAGCGTTTGCAGAGCTACCCTATCGACGTCCGGTATTAGGTCCAGAAAAGGTAATTTCTCAACTCCAAGCCCAGCAAATGCGGGACTTTCATAGTAGTTGGTATCAACCTCAGTCAATTACAGCTGTGGCTGTGGGTAATTTGCCAGTAGAAGAATTAATTGAAATTGTTGCCGAGGGATTTACACAAACTGATCGCCATCAAAAAACAACAACTAGCAATCAACATTTAGCGATCGCTCCCGAACCAAAATTTACAGAAATTGTCCGCCATGAATTTATTGATGAAAGTCTCCAGCAAGCAAGACTGGTAATGCTTTGGCGGGTGCCAGGGTTGATACAACTCGATGAAACTTATGCTTTAGATGTTTTGACAGCCATTTTAGGACACGGGCGAACATCTAGACTTGTCAGGGATTTGCGGGAAGAACGGGGACTAGTTTCTCATATCTCTGCGAGCAATATTACTCATAAACTCCAAGGGACATTTTATATTTCTGCCCATTGTTCGGTGGAAAATTTAACTGTTGTAGAAGAGGCGATCGCCCAAAATATCAGGAGACTGCAAACAGAGATTATTCCAGAGTCAGAAATTGCCAAAGTGCGTCAGCGAGTCGCGAATCGGTTTATTTTTGGTAACGAAACACCAAGCGATCGTGGCGGATTGTATGGCTACTATCAAACATTGATAGGAGATTTGGAACCAGCCTTTGATTATCCAAACCATATTCAGGCACAGGATGCAACTGACTTGATGGCAGCAGCCCAAAAGTATCTTTCTCCAAATGCTTACGGTGTAGTAGTTCTCAAACCACATCAGTAA